One region of Cheilinus undulatus linkage group 4, ASM1832078v1, whole genome shotgun sequence genomic DNA includes:
- the LOC121507864 gene encoding NACHT, LRR and PYD domains-containing protein 12-like isoform X2 — MENQSAQNVAPGPPQTADTQREAGSGTYTAEGGSNIINPQIIGANVRDVHLTATVLQHGQPALTETAKGPPKDKGYIQKCQSSLKSFLEKETENLCQGPEEDGSLTPLDKIYTELYITKGGSGEVNTEHEVIELECKRCPSEETKINLNDIFKPLPNEDNPPRRVLTKGIAGIGKTVSVLKFTRDWARGDTNQTFEFLFPFTFRELNLIKDERWSLMELITHYFIEVRDLEASDYNRLRVLFIFDGLDESKLDFKKNKLCRSVTEPNTVDVLLTNLIIGKLMCNASVWITSRPAASMKIPLKYIDRVTEVRGFNDKQKEEYFQRKVTDKVMAQKIFQHLQSKPLRSLFIMCHIPVFCWISATVLQNLLTESHEGELPKTVTEMYTHFLIVLMKMTQEKDYQDRETDRELIMKLGKLAFEQLKKGNMIFDEDALRDWEIDLTQAAIHSGVCTQIIKKERGLHKHEMYCFIHLSVQEFLAALYVLETFIDSGVNLLGRQTGMKMTGELPIIFLHRNAVDMALASDYGQWDLFLRFLLGLSQDENQRLIQKVFGFKAGRLLSNKVTISYIHQKIKKQTHTEHRINLFQCLNELGDHSLVDQVLKYQSSRYIGEISPAHWSALAYNLLISNEDLDLFDLRKFCKSEDALERLLPVVKVSKTALLTDCRLTDRGCRYMSSVLSFKSSGLETLDLSRNDLQDSGMRLLSDGLKSPNCKLQRLILNGCNITMEGCHSLANALTSDPSHLRELDLSENKFQDEGLQSLLGILDRCSLETLRLAGCGFSEVGCAALASSLRSNPTHLKVLDLGENELKDNGVHSLSEFLTDSRCGLESLILKVCMLTELSCSYLGQICCPVLKELDLSSNQLGEAGVKHLCEWLGKPQCCLEILRLAGCGFSEVGCAALASSLRSNPTHLKVLDLERNELKDNGVHSLSGFLTDSLCGLERLSLKVCMLTELSCSYLGQICCPVLKDLDLSFNELGEAGVKHLCEWLGKPQCCLEILRLAGCEFSEVGCAALASSLRSNPTHLKVLDLDWNELRDNGVHSLSGFLTDSLCGLERLSLELCMLTELSCSYLGQICCPALKDLDLTWNQLGEAGVEHLCEWLGCLDCQIEAVRIWP, encoded by the exons gtTACATCCAAAAATGCCAGTCTTCCCTAAAATCTTTCCTCGAAAAGGaaacagagaatttgtgtcAGGGCCCAGAGGAAGATGGATCATTAACTCCTTTAGACAAGATCTATACGGAGCTCTACATCACCAAAGGAGGCAGTGGGGAGGTCAACACTGAACATGAAGTCATTGAATTAGAGTGCAAAAGGTGTCCGAGTGAGGAGACAAAAATTAACCTCAATGACATTTTCAAACCTTTACCAAATGAAGACAACCCACCTCGGAGAGTTCTGACCAAGGGAATCGCTGGGATCGGAAAAACGGTCTCTGTTCTGAAGTTCACTCGGGACTGGGCGAGAGGGGACACCAACCAAacctttgagtttttatttccattcacATTTAGAGAGCTGAACCTAATCAAAGATGAGAGATGGAGTCTCATGGAGTTGATCACCCACTATTTTATAGAAGTGCGGGATTTGGAGGCCTCAGATTACAATCGTTTAAGGGTATTGTTCATCTTTGACGGTCTGGATGAAAGCAAATTGGATTTCAAGAAAAACAAGCTGTGCCGCAGCGTCACAGAGCCTAACACAGTGGACGTCCTGCTAACCAACTTAATCATCGGGAAACTAATGTGCAACGCCTCAGTCTGGATCACAAGTCGGCCAGCAGCATCCATGAAGATTCCCCTCAAGTACATTGACAGGGTGACCGAGGTCCGTGGCTTTAATGACAAGCAGAAAGAGGAGTACTTTCAGAGGAAAGTGACTGACAAGGTTATGGCTCAGAAGATCTTCCAGCATCTCCAGTCCAAGCCCCTGAGAAGTCTCTTCATCATGTGCCACATCCCTGTCTTCTGTTGGATTTCTGCCACGGTTCTCCAGAACCTTCTGACAGAAAGTCACGAAGGTGAATTGCCCAAGACGGTGACTGAGATGTACACACACTTCCTAATAGTCCTGATGAAGATGACACAAGAGAAGGATTACCAggacagagaaacagacagagagcTGATTATGAAACTAGGAAAGCTGGCTtttgagcagctgaagaaaggCAACATGATCTTTGATGAAGATGCCCTGAGAGACTGGGAGATTGACCTGACCCAAGCCGCCATTCATTCAGGAGTTTGTACgcagatcatcaaaaaagaaCGTGGCCTTCACAAACATGAGATGTACTGTTTTATCCATTTGAGTGTTCAGGAATTTCTTGCAGCCCTGTACGTCTTAGAGACCTTCATCGATAGTGGAGTAAATCTACTTGGCAGACAGACAGGCATGAAAATGACAGGAGAACTTCCAATCATCTTCCTCCACAGGAATGCTGTAGATATGGCTTTGGCCAGCGACTACGGACAGTGGGACTTGTTCCTGCGCTTCCTGCTGGGTTTATCCCAGGATGAAAACCAGAGgctcattcagaaagtatttggATTCAAAGCAGGACGTCTGCTGAGCAACAAGGTCACGATTAGCTACATTCACCAGAAGATTAAGAAGCAGACTCATACCGAACACCGTATCAATCTGTTTCAATGTCTGAATGAGCTGGGGGACCATTCTCTGGTAGATCAAGTCCTGAAGTACCAGAGCTCAAGATATATTGGTGAGATCTCACCTGCACACTGGTCAGCCTTGGCCTATAATCTGCTCATTTCCAATGAAGACCTGGATCTCTTTGACCTGAGGAAGTTCTGTAAATCAGAGGACGCTCTGGAGAGGCTGCTGCCTGTGGTCAAAGTCTCAAAGACGGCTTT GCTGACTGACTGTAGGCTCACTGACAGAGGCTGTCGCTACATGTCATCAGTTCTCAGCTTTAAGTCGTCTGGTCTGGAGACGTTGGACCTGAGCAGAAATGATCTTCAAGACTCTGGAATGAGACTGCTTTCTGACGGACTGAAGAGTCCCAACTGCAAACTCCAGAGGCTCAT TTTAAATGGATGTAACATCACCATGGAGGGATGTCATTCTCTGGCCAATGCTTTGACTTCAGACCCCTCACACCTCAGAGAGTTGGATCTCAGCGAGAATAAATTCCAGGATGAAGGACTGCAGTCACTTCTAGGAATTCTTGACAGATGCTCTTTGGAAACTCTGAG GCTGGCTGGTTGTGGGTTTTCAGAAGTCGGCTGTGCTGCTCTGGCTTCCTCTCTGAGATCAAACCCCACCCACCTCAAAGTCCTGGATCTGGGAGAGAATGAGCTCAAAGACAACGGGGTTCACAGCCTTTCTGAGTTTTTGACTGACTCACGTTGTGGACTGGAGAGCCTGAT TTTGAAAGTCTGCATGCTTACAGAACTCAGCTGCTCTTATCTGGGCCAAATCTGCTGCCCAGTGCTCAAGGAGCTGGACCTGAGCTCCAACCAGCTGGGGGAGGCAGGGGTGAAGCATCTTTGTGAATGGCTGGGTAAACCTCAGTGCTGTCTGGAGATCCTGAG GCTGGCTGGTTGTGGGTTTTCAGAAGTCGGCTGTGCTGCTCTGGCTTCCTCTCTGAGATCAAACCCCACCCACCTCAAAGTCCTGGATCTGGAAAGGAATGAGCTCAAAGACAACGGGGTCCACAGCCTTTCTGGGTTTTTGACTGACTCACTTTGTGGACTGGAGAGACTGAG TTTGAAAGTCTGCATGCTTACAGAACTCAGCTGCTCTTATCTGGGCCAAATCTGCTGCCCAGTGCTCAAGGACCTGGACCTGAGCTTCAACGAGCTGGGGGAGGCAGGGGTGAAGCATCTTTGTGAATGGCTGGGTAAACCTCAGTGCTGTCTGGAGATCCTGAG GCTGGCTGGTTGTGAGTTTTCAGAAGTCGGCTGTGCTGCTCTGGCTTCCTCTCTGAGATCAAACCCCACCCACCTCAAAGTCCTGGATCTGGACTGGAATGAGCTCAGAGACAACGGGGTCCACAGCCTTTCTGGGTTTTTGACTGACTCTCTTTGTGGACTGGAGAGACTGAG TTTGGAACTCTGCATGCTTACAGAACTCAGCTGCTCTTATCTGGGCCAAATCTGCTGCCCAGCACTCAAGGACCTGGACCTGACCTGGAACCAGCTGGGGGAGGCAGGGGTGGAGCATCTTTGTGAATGGCTAG GTTGTCTGGACTGTCAGATAGAAGCTGTGAGGATCTGGCCTTGA
- the LOC121507864 gene encoding NACHT, LRR and PYD domains-containing protein 12-like isoform X3 encodes MENQSAQNVAPGPPQTADTQREAGSGTYTAEGGSNIINPQIIGANVRDVHLTATVLQHGQPALTETAKGPPKDKGYIQKCQSSLKSFLEKETENLCQGPEEDGSLTPLDKIYTELYITKGGSGEVNTEHEVIELECKRCPSEETKINLNDIFKPLPNEDNPPRRVLTKGIAGIGKTVSVLKFTRDWARGDTNQTFEFLFPFTFRELNLIKDERWSLMELITHYFIEVRDLEASDYNRLRVLFIFDGLDESKLDFKKNKLCRSVTEPNTVDVLLTNLIIGKLMCNASVWITSRPAASMKIPLKYIDRVTEVRGFNDKQKEEYFQRKVTDKVMAQKIFQHLQSKPLRSLFIMCHIPVFCWISATVLQNLLTESHEGELPKTVTEMYTHFLIVLMKMTQEKDYQDRETDRELIMKLGKLAFEQLKKGNMIFDEDALRDWEIDLTQAAIHSGVCTQIIKKERGLHKHEMYCFIHLSVQEFLAALYVLETFIDSGVNLLGRQTGMKMTGELPIIFLHRNAVDMALASDYGQWDLFLRFLLGLSQDENQRLIQKVFGFKAGRLLSNKVTISYIHQKIKKQTHTEHRINLFQCLNELGDHSLVDQVLKYQSSRYIGEISPAHWSALAYNLLISNEDLDLFDLRKFCKSEDALERLLPVVKVSKTALLTDCRLTDRGCRYMSSVLSFKSSGLETLDLSRNDLQDSGMRLLSDGLKSPNCKLQRLILNGCNITMEGCHSLANALTSDPSHLRELDLSENKFQDEGLQSLLGILDRCSLETLRLAGCGFSEVGCAALASSLRSNPTHLKVLDLGENELKDNGVHSLSEFLTDSRCGLESLILKVCMLTELSCSYLGQICCPVLKELDLSSNQLGEAGVKHLCEWLGKPQCCLEILRLAGCGFSEVGCAALASSLRSNPTHLKVLDLERNELKDNGVHSLSGFLTDSLCGLERLSLKVCMLTELSCSYLGQICCPVLKDLDLSFNELGEAGVKHLCEWLGKPQCCLEILRLAGCEFSEVGCAALASSLRSNPTHLKVLDLDWNELRDNGVHSLSGFLTDSLCGLERLSLELCMLTELSCSYLGQICCPALKDLDLTWNQLGEAGVEHLCEWLGKPQCCLEILR; translated from the exons gtTACATCCAAAAATGCCAGTCTTCCCTAAAATCTTTCCTCGAAAAGGaaacagagaatttgtgtcAGGGCCCAGAGGAAGATGGATCATTAACTCCTTTAGACAAGATCTATACGGAGCTCTACATCACCAAAGGAGGCAGTGGGGAGGTCAACACTGAACATGAAGTCATTGAATTAGAGTGCAAAAGGTGTCCGAGTGAGGAGACAAAAATTAACCTCAATGACATTTTCAAACCTTTACCAAATGAAGACAACCCACCTCGGAGAGTTCTGACCAAGGGAATCGCTGGGATCGGAAAAACGGTCTCTGTTCTGAAGTTCACTCGGGACTGGGCGAGAGGGGACACCAACCAAacctttgagtttttatttccattcacATTTAGAGAGCTGAACCTAATCAAAGATGAGAGATGGAGTCTCATGGAGTTGATCACCCACTATTTTATAGAAGTGCGGGATTTGGAGGCCTCAGATTACAATCGTTTAAGGGTATTGTTCATCTTTGACGGTCTGGATGAAAGCAAATTGGATTTCAAGAAAAACAAGCTGTGCCGCAGCGTCACAGAGCCTAACACAGTGGACGTCCTGCTAACCAACTTAATCATCGGGAAACTAATGTGCAACGCCTCAGTCTGGATCACAAGTCGGCCAGCAGCATCCATGAAGATTCCCCTCAAGTACATTGACAGGGTGACCGAGGTCCGTGGCTTTAATGACAAGCAGAAAGAGGAGTACTTTCAGAGGAAAGTGACTGACAAGGTTATGGCTCAGAAGATCTTCCAGCATCTCCAGTCCAAGCCCCTGAGAAGTCTCTTCATCATGTGCCACATCCCTGTCTTCTGTTGGATTTCTGCCACGGTTCTCCAGAACCTTCTGACAGAAAGTCACGAAGGTGAATTGCCCAAGACGGTGACTGAGATGTACACACACTTCCTAATAGTCCTGATGAAGATGACACAAGAGAAGGATTACCAggacagagaaacagacagagagcTGATTATGAAACTAGGAAAGCTGGCTtttgagcagctgaagaaaggCAACATGATCTTTGATGAAGATGCCCTGAGAGACTGGGAGATTGACCTGACCCAAGCCGCCATTCATTCAGGAGTTTGTACgcagatcatcaaaaaagaaCGTGGCCTTCACAAACATGAGATGTACTGTTTTATCCATTTGAGTGTTCAGGAATTTCTTGCAGCCCTGTACGTCTTAGAGACCTTCATCGATAGTGGAGTAAATCTACTTGGCAGACAGACAGGCATGAAAATGACAGGAGAACTTCCAATCATCTTCCTCCACAGGAATGCTGTAGATATGGCTTTGGCCAGCGACTACGGACAGTGGGACTTGTTCCTGCGCTTCCTGCTGGGTTTATCCCAGGATGAAAACCAGAGgctcattcagaaagtatttggATTCAAAGCAGGACGTCTGCTGAGCAACAAGGTCACGATTAGCTACATTCACCAGAAGATTAAGAAGCAGACTCATACCGAACACCGTATCAATCTGTTTCAATGTCTGAATGAGCTGGGGGACCATTCTCTGGTAGATCAAGTCCTGAAGTACCAGAGCTCAAGATATATTGGTGAGATCTCACCTGCACACTGGTCAGCCTTGGCCTATAATCTGCTCATTTCCAATGAAGACCTGGATCTCTTTGACCTGAGGAAGTTCTGTAAATCAGAGGACGCTCTGGAGAGGCTGCTGCCTGTGGTCAAAGTCTCAAAGACGGCTTT GCTGACTGACTGTAGGCTCACTGACAGAGGCTGTCGCTACATGTCATCAGTTCTCAGCTTTAAGTCGTCTGGTCTGGAGACGTTGGACCTGAGCAGAAATGATCTTCAAGACTCTGGAATGAGACTGCTTTCTGACGGACTGAAGAGTCCCAACTGCAAACTCCAGAGGCTCAT TTTAAATGGATGTAACATCACCATGGAGGGATGTCATTCTCTGGCCAATGCTTTGACTTCAGACCCCTCACACCTCAGAGAGTTGGATCTCAGCGAGAATAAATTCCAGGATGAAGGACTGCAGTCACTTCTAGGAATTCTTGACAGATGCTCTTTGGAAACTCTGAG GCTGGCTGGTTGTGGGTTTTCAGAAGTCGGCTGTGCTGCTCTGGCTTCCTCTCTGAGATCAAACCCCACCCACCTCAAAGTCCTGGATCTGGGAGAGAATGAGCTCAAAGACAACGGGGTTCACAGCCTTTCTGAGTTTTTGACTGACTCACGTTGTGGACTGGAGAGCCTGAT TTTGAAAGTCTGCATGCTTACAGAACTCAGCTGCTCTTATCTGGGCCAAATCTGCTGCCCAGTGCTCAAGGAGCTGGACCTGAGCTCCAACCAGCTGGGGGAGGCAGGGGTGAAGCATCTTTGTGAATGGCTGGGTAAACCTCAGTGCTGTCTGGAGATCCTGAG GCTGGCTGGTTGTGGGTTTTCAGAAGTCGGCTGTGCTGCTCTGGCTTCCTCTCTGAGATCAAACCCCACCCACCTCAAAGTCCTGGATCTGGAAAGGAATGAGCTCAAAGACAACGGGGTCCACAGCCTTTCTGGGTTTTTGACTGACTCACTTTGTGGACTGGAGAGACTGAG TTTGAAAGTCTGCATGCTTACAGAACTCAGCTGCTCTTATCTGGGCCAAATCTGCTGCCCAGTGCTCAAGGACCTGGACCTGAGCTTCAACGAGCTGGGGGAGGCAGGGGTGAAGCATCTTTGTGAATGGCTGGGTAAACCTCAGTGCTGTCTGGAGATCCTGAG GCTGGCTGGTTGTGAGTTTTCAGAAGTCGGCTGTGCTGCTCTGGCTTCCTCTCTGAGATCAAACCCCACCCACCTCAAAGTCCTGGATCTGGACTGGAATGAGCTCAGAGACAACGGGGTCCACAGCCTTTCTGGGTTTTTGACTGACTCTCTTTGTGGACTGGAGAGACTGAG TTTGGAACTCTGCATGCTTACAGAACTCAGCTGCTCTTATCTGGGCCAAATCTGCTGCCCAGCACTCAAGGACCTGGACCTGACCTGGAACCAGCTGGGGGAGGCAGGGGTGGAGCATCTTTGTGAATGGCTAGGTAAACCTCAGTGCTGTCTGGAGATCCTGAGGTGA
- the LOC121507864 gene encoding NACHT, LRR and PYD domains-containing protein 12-like isoform X1, with product MENQSAQNVAPGPPQTADTQREAGSGTYTAEGGSNIINPQIIGANVRDVHLTATVLQHGQPALTETAKGPPKDKGYIQKCQSSLKSFLEKETENLCQGPEEDGSLTPLDKIYTELYITKGGSGEVNTEHEVIELECKRCPSEETKINLNDIFKPLPNEDNPPRRVLTKGIAGIGKTVSVLKFTRDWARGDTNQTFEFLFPFTFRELNLIKDERWSLMELITHYFIEVRDLEASDYNRLRVLFIFDGLDESKLDFKKNKLCRSVTEPNTVDVLLTNLIIGKLMCNASVWITSRPAASMKIPLKYIDRVTEVRGFNDKQKEEYFQRKVTDKVMAQKIFQHLQSKPLRSLFIMCHIPVFCWISATVLQNLLTESHEGELPKTVTEMYTHFLIVLMKMTQEKDYQDRETDRELIMKLGKLAFEQLKKGNMIFDEDALRDWEIDLTQAAIHSGVCTQIIKKERGLHKHEMYCFIHLSVQEFLAALYVLETFIDSGVNLLGRQTGMKMTGELPIIFLHRNAVDMALASDYGQWDLFLRFLLGLSQDENQRLIQKVFGFKAGRLLSNKVTISYIHQKIKKQTHTEHRINLFQCLNELGDHSLVDQVLKYQSSRYIGEISPAHWSALAYNLLISNEDLDLFDLRKFCKSEDALERLLPVVKVSKTALLTDCRLTDRGCRYMSSVLSFKSSGLETLDLSRNDLQDSGMRLLSDGLKSPNCKLQRLILNGCNITMEGCHSLANALTSDPSHLRELDLSENKFQDEGLQSLLGILDRCSLETLRLAGCGFSEVGCAALASSLRSNPTHLKVLDLGENELKDNGVHSLSEFLTDSRCGLESLILKVCMLTELSCSYLGQICCPVLKELDLSSNQLGEAGVKHLCEWLGKPQCCLEILRLAGCGFSEVGCAALASSLRSNPTHLKVLDLERNELKDNGVHSLSGFLTDSLCGLERLSLKVCMLTELSCSYLGQICCPVLKDLDLSFNELGEAGVKHLCEWLGKPQCCLEILRLAGCEFSEVGCAALASSLRSNPTHLKVLDLDWNELRDNGVHSLSGFLTDSLCGLERLSLELCMLTELSCSYLGQICCPALKDLDLTWNQLGEAGVEHLCEWLGKPQCCLEILRLSGLSDRSCEDLALIVEKTSQLRELHLEETRKGGPGLEHLYNLEKDDRNRLQTLIVRDWIG from the exons gtTACATCCAAAAATGCCAGTCTTCCCTAAAATCTTTCCTCGAAAAGGaaacagagaatttgtgtcAGGGCCCAGAGGAAGATGGATCATTAACTCCTTTAGACAAGATCTATACGGAGCTCTACATCACCAAAGGAGGCAGTGGGGAGGTCAACACTGAACATGAAGTCATTGAATTAGAGTGCAAAAGGTGTCCGAGTGAGGAGACAAAAATTAACCTCAATGACATTTTCAAACCTTTACCAAATGAAGACAACCCACCTCGGAGAGTTCTGACCAAGGGAATCGCTGGGATCGGAAAAACGGTCTCTGTTCTGAAGTTCACTCGGGACTGGGCGAGAGGGGACACCAACCAAacctttgagtttttatttccattcacATTTAGAGAGCTGAACCTAATCAAAGATGAGAGATGGAGTCTCATGGAGTTGATCACCCACTATTTTATAGAAGTGCGGGATTTGGAGGCCTCAGATTACAATCGTTTAAGGGTATTGTTCATCTTTGACGGTCTGGATGAAAGCAAATTGGATTTCAAGAAAAACAAGCTGTGCCGCAGCGTCACAGAGCCTAACACAGTGGACGTCCTGCTAACCAACTTAATCATCGGGAAACTAATGTGCAACGCCTCAGTCTGGATCACAAGTCGGCCAGCAGCATCCATGAAGATTCCCCTCAAGTACATTGACAGGGTGACCGAGGTCCGTGGCTTTAATGACAAGCAGAAAGAGGAGTACTTTCAGAGGAAAGTGACTGACAAGGTTATGGCTCAGAAGATCTTCCAGCATCTCCAGTCCAAGCCCCTGAGAAGTCTCTTCATCATGTGCCACATCCCTGTCTTCTGTTGGATTTCTGCCACGGTTCTCCAGAACCTTCTGACAGAAAGTCACGAAGGTGAATTGCCCAAGACGGTGACTGAGATGTACACACACTTCCTAATAGTCCTGATGAAGATGACACAAGAGAAGGATTACCAggacagagaaacagacagagagcTGATTATGAAACTAGGAAAGCTGGCTtttgagcagctgaagaaaggCAACATGATCTTTGATGAAGATGCCCTGAGAGACTGGGAGATTGACCTGACCCAAGCCGCCATTCATTCAGGAGTTTGTACgcagatcatcaaaaaagaaCGTGGCCTTCACAAACATGAGATGTACTGTTTTATCCATTTGAGTGTTCAGGAATTTCTTGCAGCCCTGTACGTCTTAGAGACCTTCATCGATAGTGGAGTAAATCTACTTGGCAGACAGACAGGCATGAAAATGACAGGAGAACTTCCAATCATCTTCCTCCACAGGAATGCTGTAGATATGGCTTTGGCCAGCGACTACGGACAGTGGGACTTGTTCCTGCGCTTCCTGCTGGGTTTATCCCAGGATGAAAACCAGAGgctcattcagaaagtatttggATTCAAAGCAGGACGTCTGCTGAGCAACAAGGTCACGATTAGCTACATTCACCAGAAGATTAAGAAGCAGACTCATACCGAACACCGTATCAATCTGTTTCAATGTCTGAATGAGCTGGGGGACCATTCTCTGGTAGATCAAGTCCTGAAGTACCAGAGCTCAAGATATATTGGTGAGATCTCACCTGCACACTGGTCAGCCTTGGCCTATAATCTGCTCATTTCCAATGAAGACCTGGATCTCTTTGACCTGAGGAAGTTCTGTAAATCAGAGGACGCTCTGGAGAGGCTGCTGCCTGTGGTCAAAGTCTCAAAGACGGCTTT GCTGACTGACTGTAGGCTCACTGACAGAGGCTGTCGCTACATGTCATCAGTTCTCAGCTTTAAGTCGTCTGGTCTGGAGACGTTGGACCTGAGCAGAAATGATCTTCAAGACTCTGGAATGAGACTGCTTTCTGACGGACTGAAGAGTCCCAACTGCAAACTCCAGAGGCTCAT TTTAAATGGATGTAACATCACCATGGAGGGATGTCATTCTCTGGCCAATGCTTTGACTTCAGACCCCTCACACCTCAGAGAGTTGGATCTCAGCGAGAATAAATTCCAGGATGAAGGACTGCAGTCACTTCTAGGAATTCTTGACAGATGCTCTTTGGAAACTCTGAG GCTGGCTGGTTGTGGGTTTTCAGAAGTCGGCTGTGCTGCTCTGGCTTCCTCTCTGAGATCAAACCCCACCCACCTCAAAGTCCTGGATCTGGGAGAGAATGAGCTCAAAGACAACGGGGTTCACAGCCTTTCTGAGTTTTTGACTGACTCACGTTGTGGACTGGAGAGCCTGAT TTTGAAAGTCTGCATGCTTACAGAACTCAGCTGCTCTTATCTGGGCCAAATCTGCTGCCCAGTGCTCAAGGAGCTGGACCTGAGCTCCAACCAGCTGGGGGAGGCAGGGGTGAAGCATCTTTGTGAATGGCTGGGTAAACCTCAGTGCTGTCTGGAGATCCTGAG GCTGGCTGGTTGTGGGTTTTCAGAAGTCGGCTGTGCTGCTCTGGCTTCCTCTCTGAGATCAAACCCCACCCACCTCAAAGTCCTGGATCTGGAAAGGAATGAGCTCAAAGACAACGGGGTCCACAGCCTTTCTGGGTTTTTGACTGACTCACTTTGTGGACTGGAGAGACTGAG TTTGAAAGTCTGCATGCTTACAGAACTCAGCTGCTCTTATCTGGGCCAAATCTGCTGCCCAGTGCTCAAGGACCTGGACCTGAGCTTCAACGAGCTGGGGGAGGCAGGGGTGAAGCATCTTTGTGAATGGCTGGGTAAACCTCAGTGCTGTCTGGAGATCCTGAG GCTGGCTGGTTGTGAGTTTTCAGAAGTCGGCTGTGCTGCTCTGGCTTCCTCTCTGAGATCAAACCCCACCCACCTCAAAGTCCTGGATCTGGACTGGAATGAGCTCAGAGACAACGGGGTCCACAGCCTTTCTGGGTTTTTGACTGACTCTCTTTGTGGACTGGAGAGACTGAG TTTGGAACTCTGCATGCTTACAGAACTCAGCTGCTCTTATCTGGGCCAAATCTGCTGCCCAGCACTCAAGGACCTGGACCTGACCTGGAACCAGCTGGGGGAGGCAGGGGTGGAGCATCTTTGTGAATGGCTAGGTAAACCTCAGTGCTGTCTGGAGATCCTGAG GTTGTCTGGACTGTCAGATAGAAGCTGTGAGGATCTGGCCTTGATTGTGGAGAAGACTTCACAACTCAGAGAGCTGCACCTGGAGGAGACTAGAAAAGGGGGGCCTGGTCTGGAACATTTGTATAACCTAGAGAAGGACGATCGAAACAGACTGCAGACTCTGATAGTCAGGGACTGGATTGGATAA